Proteins encoded in a region of the Stieleria neptunia genome:
- the tnpC gene encoding IS66 family transposase, which produces MSIFARAGMLIPRNTQFGMLANIATLAGVLVELMKSRIVSGDVLGVDDTSVRLQDPGFPGKMRTARFWLYRGHEDHPYNVFDFTESRRRDGPAKFLRDFHGHAVVDAYGVNDGVYLGAQDQIFAACCNAHARRKFVEARPNDPVAAARALAFYRGLYKVEDRAREASAAERLELRQNESVPIMNDLHDWLLQMNGDRRVLPKSSIGKAVRYALNQWDELSVFLGDGAIPIDNNATENELRRLTIGRKNWLFVGSNRGGRVAAAMYSLVSSAARHHLDVWA; this is translated from the coding sequence GTGTCCATCTTCGCCCGCGCCGGGATGCTGATCCCTCGCAACACACAGTTTGGGATGCTGGCGAATATCGCGACACTGGCCGGTGTGTTGGTGGAGCTGATGAAGTCGCGAATCGTTTCGGGCGACGTGCTGGGAGTGGATGATACGTCGGTTCGGCTGCAGGATCCCGGCTTCCCGGGCAAGATGCGGACTGCACGATTCTGGCTGTATCGAGGCCATGAGGATCATCCGTATAACGTGTTCGACTTCACGGAAAGCCGTAGGCGCGACGGCCCGGCGAAATTCCTTCGTGATTTTCACGGCCACGCGGTGGTTGATGCTTATGGAGTCAACGACGGAGTCTACCTGGGAGCACAAGATCAAATCTTTGCCGCGTGCTGCAATGCGCACGCGCGTCGAAAGTTCGTCGAAGCCAGGCCGAACGACCCGGTCGCCGCTGCGCGGGCGCTGGCGTTTTACCGTGGCCTGTACAAGGTTGAGGATCGCGCGCGAGAAGCTTCGGCGGCCGAGCGTCTGGAACTGCGTCAGAACGAGTCAGTGCCGATCATGAACGATCTGCATGACTGGTTGCTGCAGATGAACGGTGATCGGCGAGTGCTCCCGAAGAGCTCGATCGGCAAGGCGGTTCGTTATGCGTTGAATCAGTGGGACGAGCTGTCGGTGTTCCTCGGCGACGGCGCGATCCCGATTGACAACAACGCGACTGAAAACGAACTTCGCCGCTTGACAATCGGTCGAAAAAACTGGTTGTTCGTTGGATCCAACCGAGGAGGCCGAGTGGCGGCGGCGATGTATAGCCTGGTGTCTTCGGCGGCACGGCATCACTTGGATGTGTGGGCCTAG
- a CDS encoding tyrosine-type recombinase/integrase, protein MSNLPAPTVLLSRYFNHLRMNNWSATTISRRDYVLNKFITWSSERGIESVTEITPESLAAYRRWLYHYRNERTGKSLKFCTQASYLSTVGHWLAWLTEQGWINSDPSTGIELPKEEQRLPSSHLTIDKIEMLLSSVDLTTPTGLRDRALLELFYATGMRRAELIALKLDDINDESGLAMIRQGKGRKDRVVPTGKRALGWLMKYLHDGRPALLDEDTDVIFLTSRGNAFHPVTLSQLVRGYLTAAGITKPGSCHMLRHTTATLMLEGGADLRSIQTLLGHEQLNTTQIYTHVSIKRLREVHDKTHPGAKDRPPQSDTE, encoded by the coding sequence ATGTCAAACCTTCCCGCTCCCACCGTCCTACTGTCTCGATACTTCAACCACCTCAGGATGAACAACTGGTCGGCCACGACCATCTCGCGCCGCGACTACGTCTTGAACAAGTTCATCACCTGGTCTTCCGAACGCGGCATCGAGTCCGTCACCGAGATCACGCCCGAGTCACTCGCAGCCTATCGGCGTTGGCTCTATCACTACCGCAACGAACGCACCGGCAAGTCGCTCAAGTTCTGTACTCAAGCTTCCTACCTCTCAACGGTTGGTCACTGGCTCGCATGGCTGACCGAACAGGGTTGGATCAACAGCGATCCATCAACCGGCATCGAACTCCCAAAGGAAGAACAACGTCTTCCATCATCGCACCTCACGATCGATAAAATCGAAATGCTGCTCAGCTCGGTCGATCTCACCACACCAACGGGTCTTCGCGACCGCGCGCTGTTGGAGCTCTTTTATGCTACCGGGATGCGACGCGCCGAGTTGATCGCGCTGAAGCTCGACGACATCAACGACGAGTCCGGCCTTGCGATGATCCGTCAAGGCAAAGGACGCAAGGATCGAGTCGTGCCGACCGGCAAGCGAGCCCTTGGATGGCTGATGAAATACCTTCACGATGGTCGACCCGCACTGCTCGACGAAGACACCGACGTGATCTTCCTAACGTCCCGTGGCAACGCGTTCCATCCGGTCACGCTCAGCCAACTCGTCAGAGGCTACTTGACCGCGGCGGGCATCACGAAACCCGGCAGTTGCCACATGCTCCGCCACACCACAGCGACGTTGATGCTCGAAGGCGGTGCGGACCTGCGCTCGATTCAAACGCTCTTGGGTCACGAGCAACTCAACACGACGCAGATCTATACCCACGTGTCGATCAAACGTCTCCGCGAAGTCCACGACAAAACCCATCCGGGAGCCAAGGACCGACCGCCGCAAAGCGACACCGAATAG
- a CDS encoding Rpn family recombination-promoting nuclease/putative transposase: protein MAIGIDPTVDFACKRLLGSPDHPAITLHFLNAVLGGHPPITNVQILNPIIGKSFDDDKASILDVLATDDHGRFIDIEIQTTLPAGLSERLTYYAASQLVEQLGEGDSYRELRPSIGICILDAIRFRESSALHLDFQLRSPSGELLTDCLQIHLLELPKYDPDADNGVIADPIKQWIHFFRFAASSSPEELRQQLPDLVFSEAIGVLEMIARNPDEKRFYESRLKMQRDEQARLEAAEERGEARGEARGEARGEARGEAIGRVRVLQSLAGVAESTIEDLRMHSSEELAAMEVTLKRQLRERS from the coding sequence ATGGCGATTGGCATTGATCCGACGGTCGACTTTGCGTGCAAGCGGCTGCTAGGAAGTCCTGATCATCCGGCGATTACGCTTCACTTTCTTAATGCGGTCTTGGGTGGACACCCGCCGATCACCAACGTGCAGATTCTGAACCCAATCATCGGCAAAAGCTTTGACGATGACAAAGCTTCGATTCTCGATGTCTTGGCGACCGATGATCACGGGCGGTTCATCGACATTGAAATTCAGACAACGCTGCCCGCCGGGCTTTCCGAGCGACTGACCTATTACGCGGCCAGCCAGTTGGTCGAACAACTCGGCGAGGGCGACAGCTACCGGGAATTGCGTCCCTCGATCGGAATCTGCATCCTTGATGCGATCCGGTTCCGCGAATCGTCCGCCCTGCATCTCGACTTCCAACTTCGATCTCCGAGCGGCGAATTGCTGACAGATTGCCTGCAAATCCACCTTTTAGAGTTGCCGAAGTACGATCCGGATGCGGATAATGGCGTGATCGCAGACCCGATCAAGCAGTGGATCCACTTCTTTCGATTTGCCGCAAGTTCCAGCCCCGAAGAATTGCGGCAACAACTACCCGATCTGGTCTTTTCCGAAGCGATAGGAGTACTGGAGATGATTGCCCGAAACCCAGATGAAAAGCGTTTCTACGAATCACGCTTGAAAATGCAGCGTGACGAACAGGCACGCCTGGAAGCGGCTGAGGAACGTGGAGAGGCCCGGGGAGAGGCCCGGGGTGAGGCCCGGGGTGAGGCCCGGGGTGAGGCAATCGGCCGGGTGCGAGTGCTTCAATCGCTTGCGGGCGTCGCAGAATCAACGATCGAAGACCTGCGAATGCATTCATCGGAGGAACTTGCCGCGATGGAAGTGACGCTAAAACGTCAGCTTCGTGAGCGCAGCTAG
- a CDS encoding cytochrome c3 family protein: protein MTQPIDPSTAPKAIEAGQTMVAGKTYRFRRDGDQFFVTEEDASAGTRRGFRLVMMTGSHHMHVFWYDSGVEKSPSMLPIVYLLDQQRWIPRGSAFLRTPGNTYEAEQGRWNSTCCLCHSTHPRPHVSADRSFANGWQTEVSEFGISCEACHGPGQGHVLIHQASNKQAAATGSTQLRDRIVDPMDLDSDLQSEMCARCHSVGFAKNEREYMRRGLDYRPGQSIEDSRRYQIVRASPGHVNDPALAHWLQVTGADPSNSFWPDGQMRGTGRAYSGMIESPCFKSGDMTCLSCHTMHQQDRSLQEEWRDDQLRPGMRGDQACLQCHQEYEQLGSKHTHHPVESTGSRCVNCHMPHTVYGLLKTVRSHTISSPSVQTVIDTTRPSACNLCHLDQTLQETSRHLAEWYGHQQPQLTDEEKTIALSVLQLLKGDAPQRAIQVAAMERTEARDASGTEWLELYLLVGMLDRYDAIRFIAERAYKSLPDSKPIEFDFVAPPSVRSQIITERLDEYCEEAILTRDARVLVDKQGKVDREWLHRLLEDRNERPVNIQE, encoded by the coding sequence ATGACCCAGCCGATCGATCCCTCGACTGCTCCCAAGGCGATCGAAGCCGGCCAGACCATGGTTGCAGGAAAGACCTATCGTTTCCGGCGCGACGGAGATCAGTTTTTTGTGACCGAAGAAGATGCCTCGGCGGGAACGCGTCGAGGCTTCCGACTGGTGATGATGACCGGATCGCATCATATGCATGTGTTTTGGTATGATTCAGGCGTTGAAAAGTCGCCCAGCATGTTGCCGATCGTCTATCTTCTTGACCAACAGAGATGGATTCCGCGGGGGTCCGCATTCTTGCGTACTCCGGGAAACACTTACGAAGCCGAACAGGGACGCTGGAACAGTACTTGTTGTCTGTGCCACTCCACTCACCCGCGGCCACACGTTTCGGCGGATCGCTCCTTCGCCAATGGCTGGCAGACCGAGGTCAGTGAATTCGGAATCAGTTGCGAAGCCTGTCACGGTCCCGGCCAGGGACATGTATTGATCCATCAGGCGTCAAACAAGCAAGCAGCAGCCACGGGATCGACACAGCTACGAGATCGGATTGTCGACCCGATGGACTTGGACTCCGATCTGCAAAGTGAAATGTGCGCCCGATGCCACTCGGTGGGATTTGCAAAAAACGAACGAGAGTACATGCGTCGTGGTCTCGACTATCGCCCGGGGCAATCCATTGAAGACTCGCGGCGGTACCAAATCGTTCGTGCCAGCCCTGGTCATGTTAATGATCCGGCTCTGGCCCACTGGTTGCAAGTGACGGGAGCCGACCCGAGCAATAGCTTTTGGCCAGACGGACAAATGCGCGGGACCGGCCGTGCCTACAGCGGCATGATCGAATCGCCGTGTTTCAAAAGCGGCGACATGACTTGTCTGTCCTGCCACACGATGCATCAGCAGGATCGATCGCTCCAAGAGGAATGGCGCGACGATCAACTTCGGCCGGGAATGCGTGGCGATCAAGCGTGTTTGCAGTGTCACCAAGAATACGAGCAACTCGGGTCCAAACACACGCACCATCCGGTGGAGTCCACCGGCAGTCGCTGTGTCAACTGCCACATGCCGCACACGGTTTACGGGCTGCTGAAGACGGTTCGTTCGCATACCATCTCGTCACCCAGCGTACAAACGGTCATCGACACCACTCGCCCCTCGGCATGCAATCTTTGTCATCTGGACCAAACGCTTCAAGAAACATCGCGTCATCTCGCCGAGTGGTATGGACATCAGCAACCCCAGTTGACCGATGAAGAGAAAACAATTGCATTGTCGGTGCTTCAACTCCTTAAAGGGGATGCGCCCCAACGCGCTATCCAGGTCGCCGCAATGGAACGCACGGAAGCACGGGACGCATCGGGAACTGAGTGGCTTGAACTCTATTTGTTAGTTGGGATGCTCGATCGCTATGACGCCATCCGTTTTATCGCCGAGCGGGCATACAAATCACTACCGGACAGCAAACCGATTGAATTTGATTTTGTGGCCCCGCCGTCGGTTCGCTCGCAAATCATCACGGAACGCTTGGATGAATATTGTGAGGAAGCGATCCTAACCCGTGACGCTCGGGTCCTGGTCGACAAGCAAGGCAAAGTCGATCGAGAGTGGTTGCACCGACTTTTGGAAGACCGCAACGAGCGTCCGGTCAACATTCAAGAATAG
- a CDS encoding Rpn family recombination-promoting nuclease/putative transposase — protein MQILIPIIGKSFDDDKASILDVLATDDHGRFIDIEIQTTLPAGLSERLTYYAASQLVEQLGEGDSYRELRPSIGICILDAIRFRESSALHLDFQLRSPSGELLTDCLQIHLLELPKYDPDADNGVIADPIKQWIHFFRFAASSSPEELRQQLPDLVFSEAIGVLEMIARNPEEKRFYESRLKMQRDEQARLEAAEERGEARGEARGEAIGRVRVLQSLAGVAESTIEDLRMHSSKELAAMEVALKRQLRERS, from the coding sequence GTGCAGATTCTGATCCCAATCATCGGCAAAAGCTTTGACGATGACAAAGCTTCGATTCTCGATGTCTTGGCGACCGATGATCACGGGCGGTTCATCGACATTGAAATTCAGACGACGCTGCCTGCAGGGCTCTCCGAGCGACTGACCTATTACGCCGCCAGCCAGTTGGTCGAACAACTCGGCGAGGGCGACAGCTACCGGGAATTGCGTCCCTCGATCGGAATCTGCATCCTTGATGCGATCCGGTTCCGCGAATCGTCCGCCTTGCATCTCGACTTCCAACTTCGATCTCCGAGCGGCGAATTGCTGACAGATTGCCTGCAAATCCACCTTTTAGAGTTGCCGAAGTACGATCCGGATGCGGATAATGGCGTGATCGCAGACCCGATCAAGCAGTGGATCCACTTCTTTCGATTTGCCGCAAGTTCCAGCCCCGAAGAATTGCGGCAACAACTACCCGATCTGGTCTTTTCCGAAGCGATAGGAGTACTGGAGATGATTGCCCGAAACCCAGAAGAAAAGCGTTTCTACGAATCGCGGTTAAAAATGCAGCGCGACGAACAGGCACGCCTGGAAGCGGCTGAGGAACGTGGAGAGGCCCGTGGAGAGGCCCGAGGTGAGGCAATCGGCCGGGTGCGAGTGCTTCAATCGCTTGCGGGCGTCGCAGAATCAACGATCGAAGACCTGCGAATGCATTCATCGAAGGAACTTGCGGCGATGGAAGTGGCGCTAAAACGTCAGCTTCGTGAGCGCAGCTAG
- a CDS encoding RHS repeat domain-containing protein, with the protein MLCKPSSRRRTLQRRLARRRAGGVKSCADSKRIRSCKTLRQQTCSPDKSRTESDKSTIKFAFRYHGTQQYSVTALTDSSGTIKERYAYDAYGGLSIFDGSGTARTSTAEGNRYTYTGREYDDVLDLYHYRARMYDPIAGRFCSRDPIGYAGRSLSLYLFVGSNALKFVDPFGLKGTVTPPSTPVPWWPSTPIAPNPNGPRPGPTTTPLPLPENIPPMPLLPPGVQLPPLIPGTPEYKEWIKKAWELHRRRGWRACSQDEEEEDDGPEDPHPYDKRFPRKCFDDFIIDADYCAEAEEICIEVTEDIEFCREDVYEPCMDNKFKKLRKCSNDEPGFDPLTPDPENWPDPPNEIWPEYLF; encoded by the coding sequence ATGCTCTGCAAGCCATCATCCCGTCGCCGAACCCTTCAACGTCGTCTCGCGCGCCGCCGCGCGGGAGGCGTTAAGTCGTGCGCCGATTCAAAACGAATCCGTAGCTGCAAAACGCTTCGTCAACAAACCTGCTCGCCCGACAAATCACGCACTGAAAGTGACAAGTCAACTATCAAGTTCGCGTTTCGCTATCACGGCACCCAACAGTACAGCGTCACCGCGCTGACCGATTCGAGCGGGACGATTAAGGAACGGTATGCTTATGATGCGTACGGTGGGTTATCAATCTTCGATGGTAGTGGAACCGCGCGTACATCAACGGCGGAAGGTAACCGCTATACCTACACGGGCCGCGAGTACGACGACGTCCTTGACCTCTACCACTATCGCGCCCGCATGTACGATCCGATCGCGGGCCGGTTCTGCTCCAGAGATCCGATTGGGTATGCAGGACGCAGTCTGAGCCTGTACCTATTTGTGGGCTCAAACGCTTTGAAGTTTGTTGACCCGTTCGGGCTAAAAGGGACAGTCACACCTCCATCCACACCCGTTCCTTGGTGGCCAAGCACGCCGATCGCACCAAATCCAAATGGACCTCGACCTGGCCCAACGACAACTCCACTTCCATTGCCGGAGAATATTCCTCCGATGCCGCTTTTGCCGCCTGGTGTTCAGCTACCACCACTAATTCCTGGCACGCCAGAGTACAAAGAGTGGATCAAGAAGGCGTGGGAATTGCACCGGCGCCGGGGCTGGCGGGCATGCTCGCAAGACGAAGAGGAAGAGGATGATGGACCGGAAGACCCTCACCCCTACGACAAGAGGTTTCCAAGAAAGTGCTTTGATGACTTCATTATCGATGCGGACTATTGTGCGGAAGCGGAAGAAATCTGCATCGAAGTGACCGAGGATATTGAATTCTGTAGGGAAGACGTCTATGAGCCTTGTATGGATAATAAATTCAAAAAACTACGCAAGTGCAGCAATGATGAACCTGGCTTCGATCCACTAACCCCAGATCCCGAAAACTGGCCAGATCCTCCTAATGAAATATGGCCGGAATACCTATTTTAG
- a CDS encoding RHS repeat-associated core domain-containing protein produces MIHYVGTQQYSVTALTDSSGTIKERYAYDAYGGLSIFDGSGAARASTAEDNRYTYTGREYDDGLDLYHYRARMYDAMCGRFLSRDPIGFDGSLWNIYEFLDSTPLSSSDPNGTDRWVINGVTGPQNCMRRNTRRITSTILLL; encoded by the coding sequence GTGATTCACTACGTCGGCACCCAACAGTACAGCGTCACCGCGCTGACCGATTCGAGTGGGACGATCAAGGAGCGGTATGCTTACGATGCGTATGGTGGTCTGTCGATCTTTGACGGTAGTGGCGCAGCGCGAGCGTCGACGGCGGAAGACAACCGATACACGTACACCGGTCGTGAGTACGATGACGGCCTCGACTTGTATCACTACCGCGCCCGCATGTACGACGCGATGTGTGGACGGTTTTTGAGTCGCGATCCGATTGGATTCGACGGAAGTCTTTGGAACATTTACGAGTTCCTGGACAGCACGCCACTTTCTTCGTCCGATCCGAATGGTACGGATCGATGGGTCATCAACGGTGTGACTGGGCCACAAAATTGCATGCGTCGAAACACACGGAGAATCACCTCAACCATATTACTGCTGTGA